One Candidatus Zixiibacteriota bacterium DNA window includes the following coding sequences:
- a CDS encoding DUF512 domain-containing protein — MKVREIDPTSPLFGHVRPGYRLVSLNGVKVVDSLDFQFRSADEQVHLKFADAADQVLEFEVDGLNDDLGLMWEEGDIGRCKCQCIFCFVHQQPKGMRRTLYIKDEDYRLSFTHGNFITLSNVSDREIERIIDQRLSPLYVSVHTTDDRLRREMLGNQKLVPINDQLKRLTDGGIELHTQVVLCPGINDGEHLDKTVHELASLHPKLTSLAVVPVGLTRYRQRLPQLRTYTTVESGQLIGTVHRWQRQFLKSLGTRFVWPADEFYVSAGCSFPTHASYEAMPQFENGVGMVREFVTRFNRRRRRLRQLTSHKRVLFVTGRSAWPVLKHEIWPFLTDEVGLAATLHPVTNRFWGDTVTVSGLLVGRDLEAELIKMAPQYDCIVLPPNCLNGDRLFLDDLSFKELQSALGCPVIVGKYDFVETIMEVFS, encoded by the coding sequence ATGAAGGTCCGTGAAATTGACCCCACCTCGCCGCTGTTTGGGCATGTTCGTCCCGGCTACAGGCTGGTCTCGCTCAACGGTGTCAAAGTCGTCGATTCGTTGGATTTTCAGTTTCGAAGCGCCGATGAACAGGTACACCTGAAGTTTGCCGACGCCGCTGATCAGGTTCTCGAATTTGAGGTCGACGGACTGAACGACGATCTGGGACTGATGTGGGAAGAGGGCGACATAGGGCGTTGCAAGTGTCAATGTATCTTTTGTTTCGTTCATCAGCAGCCGAAAGGGATGCGTCGAACGCTCTATATCAAGGATGAAGATTACCGGCTGTCATTTACTCACGGCAACTTCATCACTTTGTCAAATGTGTCCGACAGGGAGATCGAACGGATAATCGATCAGCGACTATCACCTCTCTACGTGTCGGTCCACACCACCGACGACCGCTTGCGCCGCGAGATGCTGGGAAACCAAAAACTTGTTCCTATCAACGACCAATTGAAGCGCCTGACCGACGGCGGCATAGAACTCCACACCCAGGTGGTGTTATGTCCCGGCATCAACGACGGTGAGCATCTCGACAAGACCGTCCACGAGTTGGCTTCGCTACATCCAAAGTTGACTTCGCTGGCCGTGGTGCCGGTTGGGTTGACGCGATACCGCCAACGCCTGCCGCAACTTCGCACATATACAACCGTTGAGTCCGGCCAACTAATCGGCACCGTGCACCGGTGGCAAAGACAGTTTTTGAAATCGCTGGGCACCCGCTTTGTCTGGCCGGCCGATGAATTCTATGTAAGCGCCGGATGTAGTTTTCCCACCCATGCATCTTATGAAGCGATGCCGCAGTTTGAGAACGGGGTCGGCATGGTCCGCGAGTTTGTCACCAGGTTCAATAGGCGACGTCGCCGACTCAGACAGTTGACCAGTCACAAGCGAGTCTTGTTCGTCACCGGCCGCTCAGCCTGGCCGGTGCTGAAGCATGAAATCTGGCCGTTTCTCACCGATGAGGTTGGCCTGGCGGCCACACTGCATCCGGTAACCAATCGCTTCTGGGGCGACACGGTGACCGTTTCCGGTCTGCTGGTTGGCCGGGACTTAGAAGCCGAACTCATCAAGATGGCGCCCCAGTACGACTGCATCGTTCTTCCGCCCAATTGCTTGAACGGCGACCGGCTATTTCTCGATGACCTGTCCTTCAAAGAACTCCAGAGTGCTCTCGGGTGTCCGGTGATTGTCGGTAAGTATGACTTCGTCGAAACCATCATGGAGGTGTTTTCATGA